The Carassius carassius chromosome 32, fCarCar2.1, whole genome shotgun sequence DNA window CCCAACACCCTGCTAAAGTTTAAGAAAATGCAACCAAAGAGAACAAATACAGACCAGgcaatttaaaagatacaaaaTGGAAACAACTTGAACTCGAGTGCGAAGAGGATTAAGAGTTCTTCTTAGGCCTTCCTCTGCTTTTCTTCACTGCTGGCTCAGATGAGGCCTGAGCTTTTTCCTTCGCTGGACGCTTTGCAGGACTTGCCATCTTTTTAGCCTCATTCACATCTAAACAGGTTACATATTCAGTTTAAAACACCCAAAACTActgatattgatgataataaatgaACAGGTCAACCCCTAAAGTCCATAAACATGACTTACCCTTCTTTTGAGGAGCTCGCCTCTTCTTTGCAGGGACGCCTTCGGTTTCATCAGCAGACTGGCCTTTTTCCTCTGCCTTCTTTCGCTTGGGATTCTTCCAATCAAAAATAAAGATGCATACAAGGGAGTGGAAAAGATGGAAGAGCAGTGGTCAATACACTTGGCCTAGAGCAACCTTGGAGGAAGTTCAAATCAAATATTAAGAAGGGACCTTTTGCTCAGTATACACATGAAAACTATTACGTGCACCATGAGCGTTGTGAACGCTTGAGAAAACGTAATTACAATTTAACTTTCCATTAAATCCGTcaagaacaaataaaataatttgaatgtcAAACGCAATACATGAATTTCTTGACCACCGAAtctgcattttagaatgatttctgaaggatcatgagacactaaagactggagtaaatgctgctgaaaattcagtttagtcatcacaggaattaattacatttgaaaatattttcaattaaaaagagGTATTATAAATTGGAttgcaataacatttcacaatattactgtaccGTATATagaatacaacaatacaatatatgtaatataatttcatatcactgtttttcacaatattactgtatttttatcaaataacttCACCTTGAATATGAGAGACATTCACttattcaaaaacatgaaaaatcctACCCACCCCACTTTTTGGAACGGCAGTGTATTCTGACACAGTAAATGACTAGTTCAGGGCAGAAAATGGATTTTAATGTTGGGAATTTTTCTTAGAATTCCAAACAATAAAGTTTAGAATAAGTCAATCTATTTGaacaatttcaataaaaaaaaaatcattttttttttctctcttcaaaTGAAAATTCTAGCATAGAAGTCCTCAATTCAAGGAAATCGTACTAACCGAACCAGGGGTTATGAAGAAGATGCACTTAACGACAGCAATCAAATTCTCCCTTTTCTTCACTCAGACTGCATAATGAATGCTCGCCCCTCTCTCGGACTTGAACTATCATCCTTACTAGCCCCCCCCCCTCCACAACACTCCCTCACATTTCCCTTCCATTTTGCCAATTGCTGCCTCATGATTACCATCCAGACCCTGCTGAGCTGAACAGATTGGCTCGATAATTACATACAATAACGGCAGTGGGCAGGTAACCCTCAGCTGGCATGGGCCAGCTCCCTGGTGGCACCTTCCATATGCAAACTGCATTGTGGGAAGCGAGGAGAGTCCGTCCCCTCCCCTGTCATAAGTGCGGCTCGCTGATTGCCGGCCCGCGCCGACTCCAAGGTTACCGTGTCAGCAAATTTGTGATACATTAGCAGGGAATAAACACAGGCACTCAGGACCTGTCTGTGGGAGGAAGAGGAGGGGCCACTGGGATAAACACCCGGGCGCTGGAGAGAACCTGAGATGCAGACGGCTTTGTTGCCAAGAGCTTTTTGTGCCGGACCCCATGAATGAAGCCACAGTCTTATCGCTTTCCCAAAGTATATGCCATCAAGGGCATTTCTGCGGGCTTGGACGGTTTGTTTTACACGAAATACACAAAAGAAACACCACGGCTGCAGAATTCACTTCTAAAGATCATCTAACTTGAAATCCAGACAAAACAAATCAGTTATTAACAAAACCCTTTATTTCAGAGGAGTGAGATCTCATACCACCTTGAGGGTGTTGACTGCAATATAGGATAATAAGCTAAAGACAAATGACATTCCACTATTAGTAAAGTAGagagaaaaactgaaaataaatatctAATTCATAACAATATTAACATCAAGACACGGAGGTAAAATGAGGACACGTCTGTGTCGACTGCAAGAAAGAATCCAAAtaagctcaagaaacatttgttaaaaGCATCACACGTTAATCATATTTGAAAATCAATGCACTCGACAGCATTTCCTACTTACCCGAGCAATTAGTCTTGGATCGTGTGTGggcatttttacatttgaatcTGCTTTCAACAGGTAAACAAATTATAAGATGTTGAAATGGGCTCGTTTTTAAACGGCGGACTTCAAAAAGGGACTGTCGCAGCATTTTTAATGCGGCGTGAATTAGGGAGTGCGACAGAGGTCGGCTTTTTGATGTTCTATTGAAGGTGGCTCTCACCTTGACGGAGGGCGGACCTGCACCATTGGTCGACGCGCCGAAGTCCAGCTTTTTGTCGTCTGTCGCCCCTATGGTCTTCAGGCCTTGCTGCAAAATTCCTCGCAATTTTGCGTAATCTGGTTTGTCTGTGTATCCGAGAGCCTTGACCTCTTGCATGAACTTCTTCATTTCCTCTAGaaattaaaaatgacattaaGCACAACGatttaatcttaatgcaaatggattTATTTTTCAGACTTGGCAATACAGCTGCACACTGTTAAAGACACTTCTGGGTCAATAAACAAACGAAAAGCATCTTTGTGTGTGATTAAGCGAAAGTTACTTGGATCCTCTGTCTCAAAAGTTCATCTCAAATGAACACGCAGAAGTCCGACGTTAATAAGGTGCACGTATGTTTGTGCGTTTAGCATTGTGCAGGAAAGACAGAACAGTCCCTGTAGGGCAGTGTCTTCACAGCAAGCGCTCACACTTTAACCTTCAGGCTAAGTTTAGAGGAGAGGGGCTGACATTTGTCACTTTGTTCCTTATACTTCTCCACTCACAAACTGTTGTTTACTGTCGGCTGCTAAAATAGTCACACCAAACAGAATTAGTCGTGATGGCCGTGCTAACAGTGCCGCCTCCCATCATCTCGGTGTTGTGATGCGGCGTGTACGCACAAGACAACAGCCTGAGGAGGGATCTCGCCGTCTGCCACGCGGCTGTCACAGGGCTTAAGAACTGCCATCACATCAGCGACTGAGCAAAGGGAGCCAATGACATCTATGATTTTTAAACGACACAAAGAAAGAACGCCCTAAAGTTCTGCAAAAGTACAGACTGCCACACACTGACTGCAAAACTAGGCAATGCAGAGGTCGACAACGGAGAAGGGTGAAAaacatgtttgtttaaaaacttcatcttttatttatttcattgttttgtggTGGAAACGTCTATCTGATACAATGTGTTGATTATTGGATGCACGTATACACACATGCGTCCAAAAAGTcagaaattaaattgaaaatatgagGTAAATAATTTGATTCAGAatcaaaattgtattatattataataatatttcatcgtttaagataatatttataattaaactaTTACTATTTCTATGTAAATTTTTGACATTGGTAATATTTATTGATAAGTATATTATAAAATTTCTTCCAATTTATAAAGCAGCAGCAAAACTAGCATCTGTGGTCAGAGCCACTTTTTTTTGTTGCACCACACTAGACAGATACAGCTtatgtacacttttttttatatatttgctatACATTTCACAAAACAATCTGTCAacagaaaacgtgtgcatgcatATATATGCTACATAAAAAGCATAAAGCGGTcatgttttagttttaaaaaagtgcGAGAACTTGCTGGGAATTAGCACGGAGCTGATAGATTAGCTTTAATTAAGACTAAATCACCAGGTCCACACTCGTTATCAAGAGAAGAGGCCCTCGCACTCATGTTTGCGCTTCAGAGCTTGAAAGTGCGTCACTCCAATTACTTCTTGGCAGACAAACAAGTAGTAATACTGCAGAATTCACAGGTGCTTCTGCGGTCGCGACacggttaaaaaataaatatacttaaatcctATTTAGTAGTAAGAAATTTCCTAAGATTCAATACCATTAACCTACTGTATTACAAACTACTGTATATAACTAATATTTTACAAAGTGCATTCACCTTTTCAAATATATGAACACACAGAACTTAAAAATTGTTCAGTTTTGCCTCACCTGGTATATTTTCTGAAGGAAAACAGCTTTTCAAGAACTCATCGATATTGTCTCTACACCTGAGGAGAAGGATATTTAAAAATGgattgaaaaaaaatcaaaatcttaAATGCGTAATTATAATTAAGTATCATTAAATCTAATCCACTGTTATCTGTATAAAGACATTTGCTGTAAGgaaattagttaattaattagttataCTGCAAAGAGGTATATTAGTTATTCATTATCCCAATAACCATTATCCcacagcaaatatatatatattaggggtgtaacggtacgcaaaaatcacggttcggtacgtgcctcggttttaaagtcacggttcggttcattttcggtacagtaagggaaagaaatgcaaacattaaactgcaggttattactatacacttttttaaaatactttttaataaaatatatataaagtaaaaataataagaagaaataaaatactgctgcaaagttctccactaaataaaatactctgtctcaaaccaatatcatataataaaatataatgaaaaatataaataaataactatgattacagtgcagcattaccaatcccagcttgtaggcctgcttcaccagaatcgtgcctgacgcggcgctggcgcgctgctgctgctgtaggtgacatagagggagaccgccgacagaccaggatcttgtcttcatgacaacaatatctatacttcatgttgaacataaatataaagcctactgataaaggacaccgtcaacagtattgatggcgaaatagactatgtttgacaggtgcaatatttgaaaatcgataattattaatttattttttaaattacatttatatccgaatttgtcaacctatagactttcaaacatcaaagtgtcatgaattaatatgtatttgtgtacaaaatgacacaaacattttcctattctattttgcctggaaacgcttccaacacgcttgcgtgtcgcgtgaaaaatagtcggttctatttctagcatgcacgcgtttttgtgcgtctcacgcaggcagtctgcaatattctaacctgttaacatgggagccgaattaaaaacggacacgccatgatgctcacgccacgcagccagtgtgtcgccggccttcgaatcagctgcagggcgggatttgcgctgaacgcggagacttccgccacttaatatgttcgattggaaacacgaaaatgtacttatgttccgcgcacaaaatattgcattccgtcattcgttacacacgtgcaccgtaccgaaagccctgtaccgaaacggtccggtatgaatacacgtaccgttacacccctaatatatatatatataggtaaaatAAGTAGATTACATCTTAGTTCAGAAAGAAGTGAAACCTGAAATGTCTCAAGTGAGGTTGAAAACAGTCACCTGAGTTTGGAGTCTCTGACATACAGTGGGTCCTGAAGTTTGTCCTCCCAGGGTAGACGGCCACAAAGCCACTGGATCATGCAGTAGCCCATAATTTCCAGGTCTCCTCTTCTTGAGGGGGCTGAAATGTAATGTACATTTATCAGAGGCTATTTTAAAGAGTAGCCCACCTTTGTGGTATTCAATGCAAAGTACCATTAcagcaacatttaaaaatagGACTGTTCTTCATAACTTTCTGTTACAATGTGACATACTACACAACACTTAAACATGTACTACCTGATCCTCTAgggcagcagttctcaattccagtcctcgtgccccactgctctgcacattttgtacgtttctcttagcgcttcagacgtttgttctatttgaacgtaagcgccctgcgaagtggacatcacgggatattccgccatgattccagttcgaagcgaacgtatatgttccaattaaagtgcattgaagtgtgtgagacgtgaatttaaattgcatttatttacagaggtatatgatgtcacagttgtccttGTGTAAAGACGCtgcgcagcacaaatcagtgaatgaatgttccgaagtgaggtaacttccaacagatttcccctgcttacggagtagggagcaatgaacaatggAAACACAGTTCATGTACGGAgttcacttctaacgagctgattatctgaatcagtcGTGTTAACAAAGAAAgatgtgcaaaatatgcagagcagtggggtgcgaggactggaattgagaaccgctgctctagGGGTTCAGGCCACATGGATTCAATAAGGCCTAAAGTATGAACTTTAAGAGTGACCAATAGAACTGACTATAACAATTTCTTACCGACTCCTTTGTGCGCATCAATACTGGTGAACTCGATGGTCCCGTCATGACACCTCTTTGGGTCTTCTTTGTACTCCTTTGGCACTCCTTCTGGAGAATATCTGTAGGCCAATCCATAATCCACTAAATATacctgggttaaaaaaaaaaaaaagtaaaatgctaAAACAATTATAGGAAGAAAGAAAATTGACTGGGAAATAAATTATTTCGAGATTTAACACTCAAGATAATAAAGTCAACAATAACTTGAAGATTACtacaaactagaaaaaaaagtttgttgagacaaactttaagttggcttgagaaagccttaCCAGAAAGcttgaagaagtttaaagaagttagaagtttatagtttaaagttagattgatagattagttgaaagaaagaaagatatattagttagaaagaatgacagatagattagttagaaagaatgatatagattagttcaaaagaaagaatgttaGATAGATTCGTTTGACAGaatgcatgcgactagcatgttgctagcatgattaacatgttgctagcatgtcgctagcatttttctaacatgattaacatgctgctagcatttcgctagcatgtttctagcatgattagcaagttactagcatattgttagcatgactagcatgtcgctacaatgtttttagcatgactagcatgttgctggcatgtttctagcatgattagcatgcgaatagcatgttgttaacatgactagcatgtcgctaccatgtttctaacatgtttctagcatgattaacatgctgctaacatgtttctagcatgattagcaagttactagcatgttgttagcatgactagcatgttgctagcacgactagcatgcgactagcatattGTTAGCattgtttctaacatgattagcattcgactagcatgttgctagcatattatcataactagcatgttgctagcatgtttctagcaatgattagcatgtgactagtatGTTTcttacatgattagcatgttgctagcatgtttctaacatgattaacatgcgactagcatgttgctagcatgattagcatgttgctagcatgtttctagcatgattagcatgtcgctagcatgtttctagcaagattagcatgcgactaccatgtttctagcatgtttgtagcatgattagcatgttgctagcatgtttctagcataattaacattcgactagtatgtttctagcatgttgttaccatgactagcatgttgctagtatatttctagcatgattagcatttgactagcatgtttctagcatgattagcatgttgctagcaagtTTCTAGaatgactaacatgcgactagcatgttgctagcatgtttctagcatgactagcatgcgactagcatgtttctaacattagcatgttgctaggacagacagacagacagatagatagatagaatggtagtttaattgagtctagggcttcagggagtttagatttgaatttttggcttgtgcactaatgggccaccgtagtcttggctcaatttgagctctctgcaatgtaagtctatggggtttttatgatttttaatattaatttttaagaaaacaaagtcaaatcagtctgaaaagatatagcacaccaagtcaaaacagtctgaaagtctgacatgagtttggagtttgtagagttaaagctctaggaggagttagagttgcaaaattttgggtcagaagaataagaaaaagaaaaataagtttaaataggatttcagtaagttggctttctcaagccaacttaataaatcACATTTGAAACTGCAAACAGTTTGATTGCCAATTAGCAGTATGTGCCACTTATAAAAGAGATCTGACAATTAGCACTTTGTTTTCAAAGCAACAGGAACCAGTTAACGGAGTTCCAAAGATACCAAAACAGACTGCACAAATTGCAGGTGCACCTATTAACTCCGCAAAAAGTGCAAAATAATTTGATGTGTCCAGGTAGAGTGTCTCAGGAATACCTGCATAGGCCAATTTGCAACAGTGAAGATTAACAGCTCACCTACAGTGACAAAcatcacaaacaaaaaaaaaaaaagaaaaaataaccttTTTAACTAAATTTGTCATGAGGTGTGCAAAGCTGGGGCTGATTAGAAACTGCCATCAATACCCAACGCGCAAAAATATTATCAAGAACACAAAACTGTCCTCCCTACATTCTTAAATTACAAAACAGGTATTCAGGCCTTGAAACAAATTCATTCAAGTGCTTACAGAATGAACCATCTGACGGGCTaaacatcattttataattacttTTAGTTGTTCATTTAGTAACCACTTGGATGGACTTGTGAGTTTACTCTCTGAAAGATTTTTCAGACTGATTCCAACTGCTAACTTATGAGTTTAAATCTTTTGGAATAATATGTTAAAATAACCATTCATAGGAGTTATTCACATTCAGTCCAGAATTCAGTGTTCTAAAGTTAATGGatgggtcttttttttttattttttttataaacaaccaAATCCccatcacacacaaacatttcaaaTAGATTCTATACTGCTTttagttaaaataataacattttaaaggggtcatatgatgcaaattCATGCTTTCCttaggagtgttacaagctgtttgtgcatatGTAAGATTTGTAAAGTTACAAAAATTTTGTCTCAAACCCGAAGAGATATTTTGTCTGAAAGTTAAGACTCATCTACGCcttcctaaaatgcctcattcaAACATTAGGGTTCATACATTTACCAATATCACATCACTGAATACtgtcatttgttcattcaatatTATCAGTTCAACCTAATACCTGTAATTTTGTTTTGGAAATTGGTCTACAGAATTAAGgtacaaaaatatatgaaaatttaacaaagtgtaaattaaaaaaacagattaaagttaTTCAGTCGAGAGCAGCAAGTgactttctgtcttttgttgtttaaCATTAATGACCCAATAACATAAGGGCCcgtattttaacgatctaaacacacaaagtgtaaagcgcacacgCAGGTGCACTCGGGGCGTGTCCAAAtcaacttttgctattttaacgatggaaaagCGGTTGGCGCGCCCGGGTGCATGGTCttaacgggttgtccctattctcttaatgaataattggtgttttttgggcataacgtgcaataaaccaatcagagtctcatcttccattccctttaagagccagttgccaTGACGGATTTGATATTTACACAGCGGAATTTTGGCaagtgcaaagacagaacgcgtctccgagatgaaacggagctgctcgtgtgtgagcaaatagatagcctaattctgatacatgcgatgactatccattacgtcgtgtaggcatttatatatataggtttgagttggtctatggcgcagtctatttgaAAAAGTCTTGTATTGCAACGTGGAGCAGCTCTAGTGCATGTGAGATGGGCCAATGAGAAGCCACTTCTGGCGCTTTTTAAACTGCATGGTACAGCAAagatttgtgaaataaaattggtttatttatttttccaaaactTTTTCAGGCCTTGAAATTCCATGACCATACGAACCCTCAAAACATGCCCCAACAAATCTACGTGACTGCaaaggaagatttgcataacattgCCAAATGTACACTCAAACAAAGAAGCTGTAACTTTTATTCTACCATAGTACTGTTGTCATCGCCGCCATGTCGTACGGAGGCATAACATTTCACACatttgaggtattcagccaatcacaatgcaatggatagctggccaatcagagcacactacggtttcagaacaatgagctttgtaaaattcaacgtgtttcagaaaggcagagCATAGGGGAACAACAATAATGTATGGTATGTggaaattaatgtgttttttaaccttaaactgcttAAAcactgcattacaccaaataatgttatttttagcaacatcaaatGATCAAATAATCTTTAAGCATTTCTGTAATTTAATCAAAACTCAGTGCATGTTATACacacattaataaaacacaaacatgcatgtaTTCAGAGGCAAAAAGAACACCCGTccaattgaaagaaaaaaaaaggatgctCAGAGTCAACAAGTAAGCAGCGACTAATCCCAAGAGGCCGAGTTttaaattgtgactttaaaaataGCAGCTTAATAATACATCACTGATACATTATTAATcttcaaattaaatatttgcCCCTTCCCAGCACCCAAACCTTATTTGCTAGAGACAGCTTCAATACTGTCTCTAATCTCTCCAGTTTATGAGCCGCATTAAAGGCTtaaattgttttgctttttttctccACCCAAATCTCATTAacagatggaaaaaaaaataacaagtaGTTTCTTATATTACAAATCACTGGTACCCCAATTAAAAGGAGCAGGAGCTCTGTATAGTCCTgcagtgtacacacactgccTTCTACTTCTCTAAAGTTATAGCCGTACAGCCATGGCAACAGAGATCTGTTAAACATTTGGAAGGCCTGAAACAAACCTTATTGGGATTGGTGTAAGACAGAAGGAGGTTGGAGGCTTTGATGTCTGCATGCACATATTCATGGTCATGGATGTACTCCAGAATGTCAAGCTAGAGAGATGAAAGATGTTAGAATATGAGATTTTATAATAATACAGGAATATATGATTTTCTCCCACTGCCTGCAAAGCCACAACAGTCacttgaaaaaaaatctatgcatATGTAAATGGccttcatttaaattttatagctataaaatgtatttgtatttatatgttgaataattattagtattttattctaaatatgaGTGACCTCCTGCATTACTCACATATTATAACACATTTGGGTTGTGAAATAGATTAATTTTGGATGACATATACATATGTGAAGTGGCCATATCTACAGtgacatttataacattaatgaTTTGCTTTGTCAAAGGAAAGTACAAGACTACGGTCTTAGttgtcaactaaaaaaaaaaaaaactaataataataataacttggtGGACCATTCAAATTTTGCCACAGATTGCTACTTTTAGAAGAAACCTACAAGTCTGAGTCCCAGCTGAAGAACCAGTTTCCTTGGAAATTTCTTTTCATTTCCCTCAAACTTCTTCTGTAGGTCCATTCCAAATCGATCCATGACCATAAATCTGTACCTGTCATAAACATTTAGGTAAAATCATCATACTTGGCCTTGTTGCATActcaaaagattaaaaaataaaaa harbors:
- the vrk1 gene encoding serine/threonine-protein kinase VRK1, which codes for MPPKSKADGAKKARAPAKRKLAEEFPPGEVLTDNAKKKWKLGSAVGQGGFGLLYLANADSSGSVGSDAPYVIKVEPSDNGPLFSELKFYMRAAKPDLIGAWMKSRKMDYLGVPKYWGSGFHEKGSKRYRFMVMDRFGMDLQKKFEGNEKKFPRKLVLQLGLRLLDILEYIHDHEYVHADIKASNLLLSYTNPNKVYLVDYGLAYRYSPEGVPKEYKEDPKRCHDGTIEFTSIDAHKGVAPSRRGDLEIMGYCMIQWLCGRLPWEDKLQDPLYVRDSKLRCRDNIDEFLKSCFPSENIPEEMKKFMQEVKALGYTDKPDYAKLRGILQQGLKTIGATDDKKLDFGASTNGAGPPSVKNPKRKKAEEKGQSADETEGVPAKKRRAPQKKDVNEAKKMASPAKRPAKEKAQASSEPAVKKSRGRPKKNS